The Sorangiineae bacterium MSr11954 DNA segment AGTAGCTGGGGCCGCGCAGGCCGTGGGTGATGGAGACTTGTCCGGCCGCGAGGTTGGCGATGATGCCGGGGATGGAGTAGGGGCTGACCCGGCTGGGGCCCTTTTCCATCAAGGTTTGCTTCGTCTTTTCCAGCGTTTCCAGGCCGCCGAGGCCCACGCCGATAAAACAACCCGCCTCGTCGCGCTCCTCGTCGGTCAGCTCGAGCTGCGCGTCGGCGAAGGCCAAGTTGGCCGCCCCGAGGGCGAACTCGGTGAAGCGGTCCATCTCCTTGAGCTTCTTTTTCGGGACGAAGCGCGTCCCGTCCCATCCCTTGACCTCGCCCGCGATCCGCACGCGAAATGCAGCGGGATCGAACAGCGAGATCCGATCGATGCCGCTTTCGCCTGCGAGCAGGGCGCGCCAGGATTCCTGGGTTCCGATGCCGAGGGGTGTAACGAGGCCGATGCCGGTAATGACGACGCGTTCCATAGACGTTCCGAAGAGTAGGCGTTTACGGCAAAGTCTTTAGTACGGCCAGACGGCCTTGTCACGGCACCCACCGCACGGCAGATCCGTGGCGAAGTCGGGGCTCCTCATACCGTACTCCTCGGCGCTGAGTCTCCGTAAGGACCCGCGGCGCGGTAGGCCAAAGTGCCGCGTCCGCCGCAGCACCCTGCGCACGTTCGAGCACGCGACAAAACCAAAAATCGAGCTCGACCTGGTTTGCAGGCATGCGCCTCGCCGAGAAAAGGCGAGGCGACCTAGACGGTTGCCGACAAAATCACCCGGAAAGCTCGACTCTGGCTTGGCAGATGCGGCGCAAAAGAAGGGGTAGGTGCCGAGGCCGATGGGCCGGCAAGCTACCCGCGAAAACTACTTCTTCGCGTGCCGCTCGATGTAGTCGATCGCGTCCTGGACGGTGCGGATTTTTTCCGTGTCCTCGTCCGGAATGTCGATCTCGAAAGCTTCTTCGAACGCCAGCACCAGCTCGACCAGGCCGAGCGAGTCGGCGCCGAGGTCGTCGATGAACGTCGATTCGGGCTTGATGTCTTTCTCTTCGACATCGAGCTGCTCTCTGATGATGCGTTTGACCTCGGTGGGGATGTCCTGAGCCATGCGTGCCTCGTATCAGAAAAAGGGTGCGTCGTGGGGAAAGCTTCTACGAAGATCGCGCGAATCGGTCCGCGCGTCACCAGCGAGTCGCGTTCATCGCGCCAATCGCGCTGTCATACGTACATACCGCCATTGACCCGGAGGACTTGGCCGGTGACGTAACCTGCTTCGTCGCTCGCCAGGTAGACGGCGGCGGCGGCAATTTCCTCGGCTTTTCCAGTGCGCGCCAGCGGAACGAGCTTGTGGATCTGTTCGCGCTGCGCGTCGGTCATCCCGGCGGTCATGTCGGTGTCGATAAAGCCCGGGGAGATGACGTTCACCGTCACGTTTCGGGACGCGTACTCCCGCGCGATCGAGCGGGCCGCGCCGATGAGGGCCGCCTTGCTGGCCGCGTAGGCGGTCTGCCCGACGTTGCCCATCTCGCCGACGACGCTCGAGAGGAACACGATACGGCCCGATTTCGTGCGCATCATGCTCTTGGTGGCCGCGCGCGCGCACGTCAACGCACCGCGTACATTGATGTTGAAAA contains these protein-coding regions:
- the acpP gene encoding acyl carrier protein is translated as MAQDIPTEVKRIIREQLDVEEKDIKPESTFIDDLGADSLGLVELVLAFEEAFEIDIPDEDTEKIRTVQDAIDYIERHAKK
- the fabG gene encoding 3-oxoacyl-ACP reductase FabG, which encodes MFRLDSKIALVTGGSRGIGRACAEALARQGATVIINYVNGEGAAREVESAIVASGGKAEIARFDVADTEATEAQIEAIIKRHGRIDILVASAGVAIDGLLLRLKNEDLDKLFNINVRGALTCARAATKSMMRTKSGRIVFLSSVVGEMGNVGQTAYAASKAALIGAARSIAREYASRNVTVNVISPGFIDTDMTAGMTDAQREQIHKLVPLARTGKAEEIAAAAVYLASDEAGYVTGQVLRVNGGMYV